Proteins from one Sphingopyxis terrae subsp. terrae NBRC 15098 genomic window:
- a CDS encoding HvfC/BufC N-terminal domain-containing protein: protein MLERDQAVIAAAINGGPDHLPDWLFAGDPAQILRGLRVHANTISHARLVALEETFPLFRDLLGAETFNRLSRHYVETNGARRRALADIGADFADWLREKAPPPAQDLARIEWAWLECYHAADAPALTLAELAGQSEAALLSLAVRRHPAARIVRLSSDAAAALDPALAAARLVLLARPDAEVRVHALAPAEAAALALADDFGPLRNLIALLAEKHPGGGAAIASLIAAGALEMAREEG from the coding sequence ATGCTTGAGCGCGATCAGGCCGTCATCGCCGCGGCGATCAACGGCGGGCCCGACCATTTGCCCGACTGGCTGTTCGCGGGCGATCCGGCGCAGATTCTGCGCGGGCTGCGCGTCCATGCCAATACGATCTCGCACGCGCGGCTCGTCGCGCTGGAGGAAACGTTTCCGCTGTTCCGCGATCTGCTGGGCGCCGAAACATTCAACCGGCTGTCGCGGCATTATGTCGAAACGAACGGCGCGCGGCGTCGGGCGTTGGCCGATATCGGCGCCGACTTCGCCGACTGGCTGCGCGAAAAAGCACCGCCGCCCGCGCAGGACCTCGCCCGGATCGAATGGGCGTGGCTCGAATGTTATCACGCCGCGGACGCGCCCGCGCTGACCTTGGCCGAACTGGCGGGGCAGAGCGAGGCGGCGCTGCTGTCGCTGGCGGTCCGGCGGCATCCCGCTGCGCGGATCGTCCGCTTGTCGAGCGATGCAGCGGCGGCGCTCGACCCCGCGCTCGCGGCGGCGCGGCTCGTGCTCCTCGCCCGGCCCGATGCGGAGGTGCGCGTTCACGCGCTTGCCCCGGCCGAAGCCGCGGCACTGGCGCTGGCCGATGATTTCGGCCCGCTGCGTAACCTGATCGCGCTTCTTGCCGAAAAGCATCCGGGCGGCGGCGCGGCGATCGCGTCGCTGATTGCCGCCGGGGCGCTCGAGATGGCGCGGGAAGAAGGATAG
- the bufB gene encoding MNIO family bufferin maturase has translation MSASTTPRLPRRAGIGLKSQHYAALLAAVEAGTAPAWAEIHPQNYFGPGGPPHRWLTAIAEHMPLSFHSVGLSLGSSGGVDRGELDALAALCARYMPAMVSDHLSWSNGPGDKFPDLLPIPYTSAALAHFAGEVARVQDRLGRAILIENPSRYLAFAASNWCEVDFLHELCRRTGCGLLLDINNILVSAHNLGRDPEAWLDAFDPRLVGEVHVAGHAVKPDGEGGMVAIDDHGSPVGAACWTLLDRFLRRAGPTPVLVEWDSDVPDYAVLHAEAARADTLIAACSPVTADA, from the coding sequence GTGTCCGCCTCCACTACCCCCCGGCTGCCCCGACGCGCCGGCATAGGACTGAAATCTCAGCATTATGCCGCGCTTCTTGCCGCGGTGGAGGCGGGCACGGCACCCGCCTGGGCCGAAATCCACCCCCAGAATTATTTCGGCCCGGGCGGGCCCCCGCATCGCTGGCTGACCGCGATCGCCGAGCATATGCCGCTCAGCTTTCATTCGGTCGGCCTGTCGCTGGGGTCGTCGGGCGGCGTCGATCGCGGCGAGCTCGATGCGCTGGCGGCGCTGTGCGCGCGCTATATGCCTGCCATGGTGTCGGACCATCTGAGCTGGAGCAACGGCCCCGGCGACAAATTTCCCGACCTGTTGCCAATCCCCTATACCAGCGCCGCGCTCGCGCATTTTGCGGGTGAAGTGGCGCGCGTGCAGGACCGGCTCGGCCGCGCGATCCTGATCGAAAATCCGTCGCGCTATCTTGCCTTTGCGGCAAGCAATTGGTGCGAGGTCGATTTCCTGCACGAACTGTGCCGCCGGACCGGCTGCGGCCTGTTGCTCGACATCAATAACATTCTTGTTTCCGCCCATAATCTGGGCCGTGACCCCGAAGCCTGGCTCGACGCATTCGACCCGCGGCTGGTCGGCGAAGTTCATGTGGCGGGCCATGCGGTGAAGCCCGATGGCGAGGGCGGCATGGTCGCCATCGACGATCATGGATCGCCGGTCGGCGCGGCCTGCTGGACCTTGCTCGACCGCTTTCTGCGCCGGGCAGGGCCGACGCCGGTACTCGTCGAATGGGACAGCGACGTTCCGGACTATGCGGTGCTGCACGCCGAAGCCGCGCGCGCCGACACGCTCATCGCGGCCTGTTCACCCGTCACCGCCGATGCTTGA
- a CDS encoding BufA1 family periplasmic bufferin-type metallophore, with translation MSNVVKLSLAASAVLAMAAGAMAPGTAAAAGKTEKCFGVALKGKNDCAAGPGTSCAGTSTVNYQGNAWKSVPAGTCVKMGGTLTAHEGNAKPVPQKKS, from the coding sequence ATGAGCAATGTCGTGAAACTGTCGCTGGCCGCTTCGGCCGTTCTGGCCATGGCCGCCGGCGCGATGGCGCCGGGAACCGCTGCTGCGGCTGGAAAGACCGAAAAATGCTTCGGCGTCGCGCTGAAGGGCAAGAATGATTGCGCCGCCGGTCCGGGCACGAGCTGCGCGGGCACCTCGACGGTCAATTATCAGGGCAATGCCTGGAAGTCGGTTCCGGCGGGCACCTGCGTCAAGATGGGCGGCACGCTGACCGCGCATGAGGGCAATGCCAAGCCGGTGCCGCAAAAGAAGAGCTGA
- a CDS encoding GreA/GreB family elongation factor, with protein MSVAFRRESDDEHMEPVFEWPIPPGANLVTPRGHRLLGEEFAQIEAAIAAAETDDARKKLQRRQRYVATRHATAEVQAAPADGIVGVGSAVRYRLAGTERAVTIVGHDEADPAAGRIAFTAPLGRALMGAEVGENVEFQGREDAITVLAAAPDAEEMA; from the coding sequence GTGAGCGTAGCGTTCCGCCGCGAAAGCGATGACGAACATATGGAACCGGTCTTCGAATGGCCGATCCCGCCGGGCGCCAATCTGGTAACCCCGCGCGGACACCGTCTGCTCGGCGAAGAATTCGCGCAGATCGAAGCCGCCATCGCGGCGGCGGAAACCGACGATGCGCGCAAGAAATTGCAGCGCCGCCAGCGCTATGTCGCCACGCGCCACGCGACCGCGGAGGTGCAGGCCGCGCCCGCGGACGGGATCGTCGGGGTCGGCAGCGCGGTACGCTATCGGCTCGCAGGTACCGAGCGCGCCGTGACGATCGTCGGGCATGACGAAGCCGATCCGGCGGCAGGGCGGATTGCCTTCACCGCGCCGCTCGGCCGCGCCCTGATGGGCGCCGAGGTCGGCGAGAACGTCGAATTCCAGGGCCGCGAGGATGCCATCACCGTCCTTGCCGCCGCGCCCGATGCGGAGGAAATGGCATGA
- a CDS encoding BaiN/RdsA family NAD(P)/FAD-dependent oxidoreductase translates to MTATDYDAIVLGAGAAGLMCAAVAGQRGRRVLLLDHAEQVGKKILISGGGRCNFTNIHTAPDRYISANPHFAKSALARYTPADFIALVDAYGIAHHEKTLGQLFCDGSAKQIVAMLLEECAKGGVEVRCGQPVRAVKHADGIFSVAFGDRHVRAPNLVIATGGPSIPKMGATGFAYDLARQFGVKIVEPRPALVPLTLGGDDVLFRELSGVATPVEARAGKAAFREAALFTHKGLSGPAILQISSYWRPGDPVTIDFLPAATPGWLIDAKRARPRATLAATLPLPDRLAQTLAERLELAGELGAQTDRRLADAEARLARWTFHPNGTEGFAKAEVTVGGISTANLSSQSMMAKSVPGLYAVGEAVDVTGWLGGYNFQWAWASGYAAGQAL, encoded by the coding sequence ATGACCGCCACCGATTATGATGCCATCGTGCTGGGTGCCGGCGCGGCCGGGCTGATGTGCGCCGCGGTCGCGGGGCAAAGGGGTCGCCGCGTTCTCTTGCTCGACCATGCCGAGCAGGTGGGCAAGAAAATCCTGATCTCGGGCGGCGGCCGCTGCAATTTCACCAATATCCATACAGCGCCCGACCGCTATATTTCAGCGAATCCGCATTTCGCCAAATCGGCGCTCGCGCGCTACACGCCCGCCGATTTTATCGCGCTGGTCGATGCCTATGGCATTGCGCATCACGAAAAAACGCTCGGCCAACTGTTCTGCGATGGGTCGGCGAAACAGATCGTCGCGATGCTGCTCGAGGAATGTGCAAAGGGCGGCGTCGAAGTCCGCTGCGGCCAGCCGGTGCGCGCCGTCAAGCATGCGGATGGCATCTTCTCCGTCGCCTTCGGCGACCGGCATGTCCGCGCGCCCAACCTCGTCATCGCTACCGGCGGCCCATCGATCCCGAAGATGGGTGCGACCGGCTTTGCTTACGATCTGGCGCGCCAGTTCGGCGTGAAAATCGTCGAGCCGCGCCCCGCGCTCGTCCCGCTGACGCTCGGCGGTGACGATGTGTTGTTCCGCGAACTGTCGGGCGTCGCAACCCCGGTCGAGGCGCGCGCGGGCAAGGCGGCGTTCCGTGAAGCGGCGCTGTTCACCCACAAGGGTCTGTCGGGTCCGGCAATCCTCCAGATCAGCAGCTATTGGCGTCCCGGCGATCCGGTGACGATCGACTTCCTGCCCGCCGCCACGCCCGGATGGCTGATCGACGCAAAGCGCGCGCGTCCACGCGCCACGCTCGCCGCAACGCTGCCCCTGCCCGATCGGCTGGCGCAGACGCTCGCCGAGCGGCTGGAGTTGGCCGGCGAGCTCGGCGCGCAAACCGACCGCAGGCTTGCCGATGCGGAGGCGCGGCTCGCGCGCTGGACCTTCCATCCGAACGGCACCGAAGGCTTTGCCAAGGCCGAGGTGACGGTGGGCGGCATTTCGACCGCGAATCTTTCGTCGCAATCAATGATGGCCAAAAGCGTGCCGGGACTGTATGCGGTCGGCGAAGCCGTGGACGTCACCGGGTGGCTGGGCGGCTACAATTTTCAATGGGCCTGGGCCAGCGGATACGCGGCGGGTCAGGCCCTTTAG
- a CDS encoding DEAD/DEAH box helicase, whose translation MPFENLSPVLADALAARGYEGLTPVQTHVVEAEAIGRDLLVSAQTGSGKTVAFGLAMAGELLEDGRLPFAAAPLALIIAPTRELALQVSRELSWLYAKAGARIATCVGGMDASRERRMLSQGVHIVVGTPGRLRDHLERGALDLESLRVAVLDEADEMLDMGFREDLEEILDATPEARRTLLFSATIPKPIAQLAKHYQRDALRISTVGEDRGHGDIAYQVVTVAPADIEGAVVNLLRLHEADTAMLFCATRDNVRRLHASLLERGFAAVALSGEHSQSERNHALQALRDRRARVCVATDVAARGIDLPSLSLVIHVEIPRDAETLQHRSGRTGRAGKKGTAVLIVPYPRRRRVDGMLRGAKIDAQWMNAPTATDVRARDKERLIEALLAPVEHEADDIELGQRLLAERSAEDIAAALVRAHRATMPPPEDLIDNGPRPRGERPERGERLERADRGADREQFDDSVWFRLNIGRRQNADPRWILPLLCRRGHVTKHEIGAIRIGPSETLFNIPLAIADRFAEAVSRTANKDGEDDSGVAITPAPEGSTYPPRRDTRPHKGGRRDAGPRHDGPRGDGPRKPRGPGAPGGGTDRYKPKPYGQRNPRKTGKY comes from the coding sequence ATGCCCTTTGAAAATCTCTCGCCCGTCCTTGCGGACGCCCTTGCCGCGCGCGGCTATGAAGGACTTACCCCCGTTCAGACCCACGTCGTCGAGGCCGAAGCCATCGGCCGCGACCTGCTCGTCTCGGCGCAGACCGGCTCGGGCAAGACCGTTGCCTTTGGTCTCGCCATGGCCGGCGAATTGCTCGAGGATGGGCGCCTGCCCTTCGCGGCCGCGCCGCTGGCGCTGATCATTGCACCGACGCGCGAACTCGCGTTGCAGGTCAGCCGCGAACTCAGCTGGCTCTACGCGAAGGCCGGCGCGCGCATCGCGACCTGTGTCGGCGGCATGGATGCAAGCCGCGAGCGCCGGATGCTCAGCCAGGGCGTGCACATCGTCGTCGGCACCCCCGGCCGCCTGCGCGACCATCTCGAACGCGGCGCGCTCGACCTGGAATCGCTGCGCGTCGCCGTGCTCGACGAGGCCGACGAAATGCTCGACATGGGCTTTCGCGAAGACCTTGAGGAAATCCTCGACGCGACCCCCGAAGCGCGCCGCACTTTGCTCTTTTCGGCGACGATCCCCAAACCGATCGCCCAGCTTGCCAAACATTATCAACGCGACGCGCTGCGCATCTCGACCGTCGGCGAAGATCGCGGCCATGGCGACATCGCCTATCAGGTCGTCACCGTCGCACCCGCCGATATCGAGGGCGCGGTCGTCAATTTGCTGCGGTTGCACGAGGCCGACACGGCAATGCTGTTCTGCGCCACGCGCGACAATGTCCGCCGCCTCCACGCCAGCCTCCTCGAGCGCGGCTTCGCGGCGGTGGCGCTGTCGGGCGAGCACAGCCAGTCCGAACGCAACCACGCGCTGCAGGCGCTGCGCGACCGCCGCGCACGCGTCTGCGTCGCGACCGACGTCGCCGCGCGCGGTATCGACCTGCCGAGCCTCAGCCTCGTCATTCACGTTGAAATCCCGCGCGATGCCGAAACGCTTCAGCACCGCTCGGGCCGCACCGGTCGCGCGGGGAAAAAGGGCACCGCCGTGCTCATCGTCCCCTATCCGCGCCGCCGCCGCGTCGACGGTATGCTGCGCGGTGCGAAGATCGACGCGCAGTGGATGAACGCGCCGACGGCGACCGACGTGCGCGCGCGCGACAAGGAACGGCTGATCGAGGCGCTGCTCGCGCCGGTCGAACATGAGGCTGATGACATCGAACTCGGCCAGCGCCTGCTCGCCGAGCGCAGCGCCGAAGACATCGCCGCCGCGCTCGTCCGCGCGCACCGTGCGACGATGCCGCCGCCCGAGGATCTGATCGATAACGGCCCGCGCCCGCGCGGCGAGCGCCCCGAGCGCGGTGAGCGTCTCGAGCGCGCCGATCGTGGGGCGGACCGCGAACAGTTCGACGACAGCGTCTGGTTCCGGCTCAACATCGGCCGCCGCCAGAACGCCGATCCGCGCTGGATCCTGCCGCTGCTCTGTCGCCGCGGCCATGTGACCAAGCACGAAATCGGCGCGATCCGCATCGGCCCCAGCGAAACGCTGTTCAACATCCCGCTCGCGATCGCCGATCGCTTCGCCGAAGCCGTTTCGCGCACCGCGAACAAGGATGGCGAAGACGATAGCGGCGTCGCCATCACCCCGGCGCCCGAAGGCAGCACCTATCCGCCGCGCCGCGACACGCGCCCCCATAAGGGTGGGCGCCGCGACGCTGGCCCGCGCCACGACGGCCCCCGCGGCGACGGTCCGCGCAAACCGCGCGGCCCCGGCGCCCCCGGCGGCGGCACCGACCGTTACAAGCCCAAACCCTACGGCCAGCGCAACCCGCGCAAGACCGGGAAATATTAA
- a CDS encoding quinone oxidoreductase family protein: MEAVEAFIEKQGGPDVIQWRSVTLGAPGPGEVLVRQTAVGLNYIDAYHRDGTYPVDLPGGLGLEAAGEIVAIGTDVHGLKPGDRVATFGPRRTAYATARLVPVAALFKLPAAIDDETAAAALLKACTVEALVERCAKVEAGWPVLVHAAAGGVGLILVQWLKAVGATVIGTVSTAAKEQAARDAGADHVIRYRDEDVAAHVREITDGQGVPVTFDGIGMATWATSLEATARRGLIVSYGNAGGPVTGVNLGILAQHGSQFVTRPTLFDYYLDPGERAAGAARVFEMLESGAVAVTIGQRYPLRDAARAHEDLEAGRTTGSTLLMP; this comes from the coding sequence ATGGAAGCGGTTGAAGCCTTTATCGAGAAGCAGGGCGGTCCCGACGTCATCCAGTGGCGCAGCGTCACGCTCGGCGCGCCCGGCCCGGGCGAGGTGCTGGTCCGCCAGACCGCGGTCGGGCTCAATTATATCGATGCATATCATCGCGACGGCACCTACCCGGTCGACCTTCCTGGCGGTCTGGGGCTCGAGGCGGCGGGCGAGATCGTGGCGATCGGTACCGACGTCCACGGGCTGAAGCCCGGCGACCGCGTCGCGACTTTCGGCCCCCGCCGCACGGCGTATGCGACCGCGCGGCTCGTCCCCGTAGCCGCGCTGTTCAAGCTGCCCGCGGCGATCGACGACGAGACCGCCGCCGCCGCGCTGCTCAAGGCCTGCACGGTCGAAGCGCTCGTCGAACGCTGCGCCAAGGTCGAGGCGGGCTGGCCGGTGCTCGTCCACGCCGCCGCCGGCGGGGTCGGTCTGATCCTCGTCCAATGGCTGAAAGCCGTCGGCGCCACCGTGATCGGCACCGTCAGCACCGCAGCCAAGGAACAGGCCGCGCGCGACGCCGGCGCCGACCATGTCATCCGCTACCGGGACGAAGATGTCGCCGCGCACGTCCGCGAAATCACCGACGGCCAAGGCGTTCCCGTCACTTTCGACGGCATCGGCATGGCGACCTGGGCGACCTCGCTCGAGGCCACCGCGCGCCGCGGGCTGATCGTCAGCTACGGCAATGCCGGCGGGCCGGTGACCGGCGTCAATCTCGGCATCCTGGCGCAGCATGGGTCGCAGTTCGTCACGCGCCCGACCTTGTTCGACTATTATCTCGATCCCGGCGAACGCGCCGCCGGCGCCGCGCGCGTGTTCGAGATGCTCGAAAGCGGCGCAGTCGCGGTCACCATCGGTCAGCGCTACCCGCTCCGCGACGCGGCTCGCGCACACGAAGATCTGGAAGCGGGCCGGACCACGGGGTCGACGCTGTTGATGCCCTGA
- the fghA gene encoding S-formylglutathione hydrolase, translating to MTLETLSTNRSHGGTQGVYRHASDTTGTDMTFALFVPDHAPGAKLPVLWYLSGLTCTHANVMEKGEYRAACAQHGIIFIAPDTSPRGEGVPDDPEGAWDFGLGAGFYVDATEAPWAKNYRMRSYIEDELPSVVLRNFPMADMTRQGISGHSMGGHGALTVALRTPDRFRSVSAFSPIVAPLQCPWGEKALSNYLGADREPWSHYDACALIEGGARVADLLVDQGEADSFLEDQLKTHLLVEACEKAGQKAEIRMQPGYDHSYYFISTFMAEHIGWHAERLKA from the coding sequence ATGACCCTCGAAACGCTATCGACCAATCGCAGCCATGGCGGCACGCAGGGCGTCTATCGCCATGCCAGCGACACCACCGGCACCGACATGACCTTTGCGCTGTTCGTTCCCGATCATGCGCCGGGCGCGAAGCTGCCGGTGCTGTGGTATCTGTCGGGGCTGACCTGCACCCATGCCAATGTGATGGAAAAGGGCGAATATCGCGCCGCCTGCGCGCAGCATGGCATCATCTTCATAGCTCCCGACACGAGTCCGCGCGGTGAGGGCGTGCCCGACGATCCGGAGGGCGCATGGGATTTCGGACTCGGCGCCGGCTTCTATGTGGATGCGACCGAGGCGCCATGGGCAAAGAATTACCGCATGCGCTCCTATATCGAGGATGAGCTCCCGTCGGTGGTGCTGCGCAATTTCCCGATGGCCGACATGACGCGGCAGGGGATCAGCGGTCATTCGATGGGTGGCCATGGCGCGCTGACGGTGGCGCTGCGCACGCCCGACCGCTTCCGCTCGGTCTCGGCCTTTTCGCCGATCGTCGCGCCGCTGCAATGCCCGTGGGGCGAAAAGGCGCTGTCGAACTATCTCGGTGCCGACCGCGAGCCGTGGAGTCACTATGACGCCTGCGCGCTGATCGAAGGCGGCGCGCGCGTTGCCGACTTGCTCGTCGATCAGGGAGAGGCGGACAGCTTCCTGGAAGATCAGCTCAAGACGCATCTGCTGGTCGAGGCGTGCGAGAAGGCGGGGCAGAAAGCCGAAATCCGCATGCAGCCGGGCTATGACCACAGCTATTATTTCATCTCGACCTTCATGGCCGAGCATATCGGCTGGCACGCCGAACGGTTGAAGGCTTAG
- a CDS encoding prolyl-tRNA synthetase associated domain-containing protein — protein sequence MRGEAGLLADLDALAIPFTAHEHVAVFTVAESDTVNAAIPGAHTKNLFLKDTGGAFWLVTVPGEARVDLKALPAAIGCKRVSFGKADDMQRLLGIAPGSVTPLAAINAAPGTITVVLDAGLAAAERVNVHPLRNTGTIGLAGATILDLLRHWGHEPLIASIPVQDNP from the coding sequence ATGCGCGGTGAGGCGGGATTGCTGGCGGATCTGGATGCGCTCGCCATCCCCTTCACCGCGCACGAGCATGTCGCGGTGTTCACTGTCGCCGAAAGCGACACGGTGAATGCTGCGATTCCCGGCGCGCACACCAAAAATCTGTTTCTGAAGGACACGGGCGGGGCCTTCTGGCTCGTCACCGTGCCGGGCGAAGCGCGCGTCGACCTGAAAGCGCTGCCCGCCGCGATCGGATGCAAGCGCGTGAGCTTCGGCAAGGCCGACGACATGCAGCGGCTGCTCGGCATCGCCCCGGGATCGGTGACGCCGCTTGCCGCGATCAACGCCGCACCGGGAACCATCACGGTGGTACTCGATGCCGGGCTTGCGGCTGCGGAGCGCGTCAACGTCCATCCGCTGCGCAACACGGGAACCATCGGCCTTGCGGGCGCAACGATCCTCGACCTCTTGCGTCATTGGGGGCATGAGCCGTTGATCGCTTCCATACCCGTGCAGGACAATCCATGA
- a CDS encoding VOC family protein, which produces MYSHNMVGSNDLDASKKFYDATFQAIGGKPGIVDDKGRLIYMHNGGLFLVTAPIDGQPATAGNGCTIGFAMEGPEQAKAWHDAGVAAGGTSIEDPPGVREGGFGSLYLAYLRDPSGNKLCALHRVV; this is translated from the coding sequence ATGTACAGTCACAATATGGTCGGATCGAACGACCTCGACGCATCGAAGAAATTCTACGACGCGACCTTTCAGGCGATCGGCGGCAAGCCGGGCATCGTCGATGACAAGGGGCGCCTTATCTACATGCACAATGGCGGACTGTTCCTGGTGACGGCACCGATCGACGGCCAGCCAGCGACTGCGGGCAATGGCTGCACCATCGGTTTCGCGATGGAAGGGCCCGAGCAGGCGAAGGCGTGGCATGACGCCGGCGTCGCCGCGGGCGGCACTTCGATCGAAGACCCGCCGGGCGTGCGCGAAGGCGGCTTCGGCAGCCTGTACCTCGCCTATCTGCGCGATCCGTCGGGCAACAAGCTGTGCGCGCTGCACCGCGTCGTCTGA
- the purU gene encoding formyltetrahydrofolate deformylase, with product MTTERPAAFVLTFSCVDAVGIVAAVTGLLAETDGFILDSQQYADLDSGRFFMRVEFRGAGPRFPQTLDAVRAAFAPIVERFALEARISDAGAKPRFVIAVSQGSHCLNDLLHRWSTGNLAIDIVGVVSNHDHLRRLTEWHGVPFHYLPVSAANRAEQEAAMLDVMARGGADYLVLARYMQVLSADLSAKLVGRCINIHHSFLPGFKGAKPYHRAHERGVKLIGATAHFVTSDLDEGPIIEQAVERVDHRDGIDDLIRIGRDVEAQVLARAVRWVAEQRVLIDGRKTVVFR from the coding sequence ATGACGACCGAACGTCCGGCCGCTTTCGTCCTGACCTTCAGCTGCGTCGATGCGGTGGGCATCGTCGCGGCGGTGACGGGGCTGCTTGCCGAAACCGACGGCTTCATCCTCGACAGCCAGCAATATGCCGACCTCGATTCGGGGCGCTTTTTCATGCGCGTCGAATTTCGCGGCGCAGGTCCGCGCTTTCCGCAGACGCTGGACGCGGTGCGCGCGGCCTTCGCGCCGATCGTCGAGCGGTTCGCTTTGGAAGCGCGGATCAGCGACGCGGGGGCCAAGCCGCGCTTCGTGATTGCCGTGTCGCAGGGCAGCCATTGCCTCAACGACCTGTTGCACCGCTGGTCGACGGGCAATCTGGCGATCGACATCGTCGGCGTGGTGTCGAACCACGACCATTTGCGCCGCCTGACCGAATGGCACGGGGTGCCGTTCCACTACCTGCCCGTCAGCGCCGCGAACCGCGCCGAACAGGAAGCCGCGATGCTGGACGTCATGGCACGCGGCGGCGCCGATTATCTGGTGCTCGCACGCTATATGCAGGTGCTTTCGGCCGATCTGTCGGCGAAGCTCGTGGGGCGCTGCATCAACATCCATCACAGTTTCCTGCCCGGCTTCAAGGGCGCCAAGCCCTATCATCGCGCGCACGAACGCGGGGTGAAGCTGATCGGCGCGACGGCGCATTTCGTGACGAGCGACCTCGACGAAGGCCCGATCATCGAGCAGGCGGTCGAGCGTGTCGATCACCGCGACGGGATCGACGACCTGATCCGTATCGGCCGCGATGTCGAGGCGCAGGTGCTCGCGCGCGCGGTGCGCTGGGTCGCCGAACAGCGGGTGTTGATCGACGGACGCAAGACGGTGGTCTTCCGTTAG
- a CDS encoding VOC family protein, producing MFSHVTLGANDIAATKRFYDAALGALGIPVGRVDERGRLIYAHDGGRLVITKPVNGEAAACGNGHTLGLLAASPEAVDAWHAAGLANGGTSAEDPPGIRNATEGRVLYLAYLRDPAGNKLCAFHKISD from the coding sequence ATGTTCAGCCATGTCACGCTCGGCGCCAACGATATTGCGGCGACCAAGCGCTTTTACGATGCGGCGCTTGGTGCGCTCGGCATCCCCGTCGGCCGCGTCGATGAGCGTGGCCGGTTGATCTACGCGCATGACGGCGGACGGCTCGTCATCACCAAGCCGGTGAATGGCGAAGCGGCGGCGTGCGGAAACGGCCATACGCTCGGCCTGCTCGCGGCCTCGCCCGAGGCGGTCGATGCGTGGCACGCCGCGGGCCTTGCCAATGGCGGGACGAGCGCCGAGGACCCGCCGGGCATTCGCAACGCGACCGAAGGCCGGGTGCTGTATCTGGCCTATCTGCGCGATCCGGCGGGCAACAAGCTGTGCGCATTCCACAAGATTTCGGACTGA
- a CDS encoding S-(hydroxymethyl)glutathione dehydrogenase/class III alcohol dehydrogenase: MKTRAAVAFEAKKPLEIVELDLEGPKAGEVLVEIMATGICHTDAYTLDGFDSEGIFPSVLGHEGAGVVREVGAGVTSVKPGDHVIPLYTPECRQCKSCLSGKTNLCTAIRATQGKGLMPDGTTRFSYKGQPIFHYMGCSTFSNFTVLPEIAVAKIREDAPFQSSCYIGCGVTTGVGAVINTAKVQVGDNVVVFGLGGIGLNVIQGARLAGANKIIGVDINPDREEWGRKFGMTDFLNSKGMSREDVVAAIVAMTDGGADYTFDATGNTEVMRIALEACHRGWGTSIIIGVAEAGKEISTRPFQLVTGRNWRGTAFGGAKGRTDVPKIVDMYMQGKIEIDPMITHVMGLEEINKGFDLMHAGESIRSVVVY, from the coding sequence ATGAAGACCCGCGCCGCCGTCGCATTCGAAGCGAAGAAGCCGCTCGAAATCGTCGAACTCGATTTGGAAGGCCCGAAGGCGGGCGAGGTGCTGGTCGAGATCATGGCGACGGGCATCTGCCACACCGATGCCTATACGCTCGACGGCTTCGACAGCGAGGGCATCTTCCCGAGCGTACTGGGACATGAGGGTGCGGGCGTGGTGCGTGAGGTCGGCGCGGGCGTGACGAGCGTGAAGCCCGGCGACCATGTCATCCCGCTCTACACCCCCGAATGCCGCCAGTGCAAAAGCTGCCTTTCGGGCAAGACCAACCTCTGCACCGCGATCCGCGCCACGCAGGGCAAGGGGCTGATGCCCGACGGCACGACGCGGTTCTCGTACAAGGGCCAGCCGATCTTCCATTATATGGGCTGCTCGACCTTCTCGAACTTCACCGTGCTGCCCGAGATCGCGGTTGCGAAGATCCGCGAGGACGCGCCGTTCCAGTCGAGCTGCTACATCGGCTGCGGCGTGACCACCGGCGTCGGCGCGGTGATCAACACCGCGAAGGTGCAGGTCGGCGACAATGTCGTCGTCTTCGGGCTCGGCGGCATCGGCCTCAACGTCATCCAGGGCGCGCGGCTGGCCGGTGCGAACAAGATCATCGGTGTCGACATCAACCCCGATCGCGAAGAATGGGGCCGCAAGTTCGGCATGACCGATTTCCTCAATTCGAAGGGCATGAGCCGCGAGGATGTCGTCGCGGCGATCGTCGCGATGACCGACGGCGGCGCCGATTACACCTTCGATGCCACCGGCAATACCGAGGTGATGCGCATCGCCTTGGAAGCCTGCCACCGCGGCTGGGGTACCTCGATCATCATCGGCGTCGCCGAGGCGGGCAAGGAGATTTCCACGCGGCCGTTCCAGCTCGTCACCGGCCGCAACTGGCGCGGCACGGCCTTCGGCGGCGCCAAGGGCCGCACCGACGTGCCCAAGATCGTCGACATGTATATGCAGGGCAAGATTGAGATCGACCCGATGATCACCCACGTCATGGGGCTGGAAGAGATTAACAAGGGCTTCGACCTGATGCATGCGGGGGAAAGCATCCGCAGCGTTGTCGTGTATTGA